Genomic window (Acidobacteriota bacterium):
GAGCACCTGCACGTCGGCAGTCTTTGACACGTCCGTCTTTACGAACAGGCCGTCGCCGCCCTCGGCACCGACCAGGTCCATGGTTTCCTTGCCCTCCACTTCCCGGCGGCCGGCAACCACCACCTTGGCGCCCTCCTTAGCGAAAAGAATGGCGGCGTCGCGGCCAATCCCTGAAGTCCCGCCAGTAACAATTGCAACTTTGCCGTTTAGATCCTTTGCCATGAACTCTCCTTGAAGTGAGACCACCGTCGAAGCGGACAAATGAAAGTGTGAGGGGGGATTGTAAACCACACGGCAGAACGTACGAAACGGGCCCTCTACGGACAGAGCTGCCGCCCTTGCAGCCGCTGGGCGACGCCAACAACATTCGTGAGCGCGGCGCACAGTTCCAGTCCGACGGGAGTCAGCGAATACCAGACGGTCGGCGGGGATGTTCGCCGTGTGATCCGCTCGATCACTCCATTCTGTTCGAGCTTGCGAAGCCGGGTCGTGAGCATCTTCGCCGAGACTCGGCCGATGTCGGTCTGCAATTCCGTGAAGCAGCGTTCCCCTTCCCGCAGATACCAGATCACATGGGCGGTCCATGTCCCCGCGAGCAGACGCATACATTGACTCAAGGGGCACTCCGCGGGCGGTGGCAGCACTTTGCTTTTCCGTCTCTTCACCATTGGCAACGCCTTTCCAAATGGTAACCCGATTCTGCACAGCAGGCGAATCCTGGCTCCGGCCCGTTCCATCTATGTAGGCATGAACAGAAATCGCAAACATACGGCACTCATTACCGGAGCCTCAAGCGGCATCGGTCTCGGACTCACGCGCGGATTCCTCGCGGAAGACTTCAACGTAGTCGCAAACTCGCGCCACATCACAACCGCTGGCACGCTGGTGCCATCCGACGACCTGCTCCTTGTCGATGGCGACGTCGGCGAAGCGTCCACCGCACAGAATGTGATCCGACAAGCGGAGCAACGATTCGGCACGGTCGATGTGCTCATCAACAACGCGGGTATCTTCGTGCCCAAGCCATTTGTCGACTACACGCCTGAAGACTTCGAGCGCGTACTCTCAACCAATCTGGCTGGCTTCTTCTACATGTCGCAGGCGGCCGCCCGCCATATGCAGAAGCACGGCGGGGGTCAGATCATCACGATCAGTACGACACTGGCCCAGCAACCGGTTGCTGGAGTAACCGCAGCGCTGACGAGCTTGACCAAGGGCGGCCTCAACGCGGTGACGCGCGGCCTGGCGATTGAATATGCAGCCGAGGGAATCCGGGTCAATGCGATCGCACCGGGCATCGTGGACACGCCGATGCATAAACCCGAAAACCACGAATTTCTAAAGGGACTGCACCCGATCAAGCGGTTGGCCACGGTCCAGGAGATCGTTGACGCCGCCCTGTTCCTGGTGCGGGCTCCATTCATCACCGGAGAAGTGATCCACGTTGACGGTGGCGCTCACGCGGGTAAATGGTAGGACGCCAGACGTTGTTGCATTGAACGGATTCATGGCAAAGTAGCTGACATCTTTGTAACGAAGAGGAGAATATGAGCGAACACTATCATGATGCGGCCGACCTACGATTCCTCAAGGAGATGAGCAAACTTGCGCCCACCGAATTCACCGCATGGCTCAACCTGGACAAGATTGTTGCGCGCGAAGACGGCGCCATTCCCAGGAAGTACCGCGAACTCATAGCATTGGGGGTTGCGTTCACCACGCAGTGTCCGTATTGCATCGAGGCGCATGTGAAGGCCGCGAAGACAGCGGGCGCCTCTCGTGAAGAGATCACCGAAAGCTCGTTGATTGCCGCGGCCCTGCGTGCCGGTGGCGCAGCCACACACGGGGCGATGGCGCTCAAGTTCTACGATCAGTTTTGATCTCGTAATTCGCCGAAATCAAAAAACGAAACCCGGTTGCTTCAGGAAACGCCGGCTACCGGTGCGGATCAAACCCCACTTGCACGACCAGCTTTTCCTTGGCGGCAGAGGGTGCGAACTTCCATTGCTTGATGGCTTTCATCGCGGACTGGCCGAGGATCGGGCTTCCTCCGAGCAACTGTGTGCTCTCCACCGCACCGCTGGCGCTGACCACTGCCTCCACCTTCACGACGCCACCGATGTAGAGGCGCTTCAGAGCTTCTGGATATTCCGGTTCGACTCGCGCGACAACTTTTCTCTCCACGGCGATCTGGTCGACCGTCTGTGCGCGTAGAGGTTGAGGGTTCACGAGCCAGGCCGCCGTCACCATGACGGCGAGCGACAACAACCGCAGTCCGATCTCTTGGTGTCCGACCTTAGCGAGACACTTCGACATAAGTCACACGACCTCGTCGTCAGTCTTAGGGTAGTACTACGCTTAACTGATACACCTCTTGCGTACTGCGATCACGAACGAACATCCAGGAACCATCGGCTGTGCGTCCGCTCCAAAGGCCAAACGGACCCGAATAGCGCTCGATCCCTTCCAGCTTGAACACTCGGTCGGCATGGCTTTCCCCGACTTTCACTCGGCGAATCGATTCCTCGTCAGTGACCAGATCGTCGAAGTACAAATACTGGCTATCGGCTGACCAGTCTGGATAATTCACCGCGCCAGCGGGCTCGGCCAACCAGACGGACCACTTCTGCGTTTGAAAATCGAACAGCATCACCTTCGTGAAATCCGGCGACAGTGCGGCGATGTATTTTCCGTTTGGAGACCATCGCGGGCTGAACAATCCCTGCGACCCGGGGATCGTCGTCACCTGATGCGTCTTCAGGTCGATCATGCGAATATCAAGGTCGGCCGTGTCATGGAAGTAGCCAAACAGGATGTGATTGCCATCTTCCGACCAGTTCGCGTCGATCTGTCCGCGGCTCTCTTTGAGCATGTCCTGGGCATCTCCCCCAGCTCTCGAGACAATCGAAATTCTGGCCGGACTGCCGGGCTCCATGCTCACATACGCAATTCGACTGGCATCGCGAGACCACCGAGGCAACGCCACTCGTTCGGGCGCCTTGGTGAGCTGGACTTTTTCGCTGCCATCAGCCCGGCACCGCCATAGCGTGGCGTCCGGAACCGAGACAAAAGCCACCCACTTGCCGTCAGGCGAGTAGTTGAGATCCGTGGCTGACACCGAGGACAACAGCGGCACGAAACCCTTGGTGGCGGCATCGTACTTCACCGCTTCGCCAAAGGGCTGCACCCCGATCGCCCATATTTTCTTGCTGTCGGCTGCCGGAGAAGCGTTCCCGAACGACATCGGTCCGCGCGTCAGTTGTACCGGAATCCCCGTTGAACCGGACTCGGCGAGTGCCCAAAGTGTGGTGATCGCAGTCGGCGCGCTCTGGTTCACCTGAAAAATGTAGTAGCGGCCATCGGCGGTCCAGTTGCCGCAGCACGCCTCGTTGCCGCTCTGCCATTTGCTGAGCACGGCATGCGGATTCGATCCGTCGCTGCCCACTTCCCAGATCGAAGTAGCATTCTGATCTGCGTTCCCAACCGTAAAGCGGATGCGCTTTCCGTCGCGCGAGAATCGAGTTCCAAACACCGATCCCGTCGCTGTAAACAGTTCGTGGGCCGATGATCCGTCGGCCTTAGCCAGGTAGAGTTTCGACCCTTTGCCAAACACCAATTGCTGGCCGTCGGCGGACCAGGCCGCATCGCGGCCAGTCATCTCACCGACTCTTTTGGGAGTCCCATCATGGGTTGGCAGAGTCCAGAATTCGCTGTCCGCGCCACCCTGAATCGGGGCCACTAGGAGTTTGGAGCGGTCAGCAGAGATATCCAGTGCTTGCACGTTCGAAAATGCATTGGAAATGACAGCTCGGTCCGCGCCCTGCAACGAAACGCGCGCGACCAGATGACGCGCCGCCGGCCATTCCGTGACATACAGGCTTGACTCATCCGCCAACAGGTTGGTCTTGCTCATGCCGTCGCGAGTGATCTGGGTAACCGAAGTCACCGTCGGCTGGGTGCTGGTGATGGAATCGTTTGGATGGTCAGCGCAAGGCGCTGCAATGGCGGCAAACAGCAAAAGCGACGCCAATCGAGACAGAGAAAATCTACAGACTCCCCCGGTCGTATAGAGCATGCCGGGATGCTAGCAAAGTACTCATCCGAGTCTCATTAACAAAGTCACACAATGTGTTACGGGCGTAACGCCTTTCGGCCACAGCAGGCAACTCACTGGGATCCTGGTATTGGTCATTTTGAGTCCGCAGGCAGAGGCTAACCTCAAAATTGAGCCACTGCCGGATTCAGTGTGACAACGCCTCGTACTTGCTGCGAGCCTCTTGAAAAGCCGTAATCACCGACTGCTTCTCCGCCTCGGTATTCCAGGACTTGTTGCTCTTTGCAGCCAGGATCAGCCGATCCACCCATGCAACGAAATAGGCTGCATCCGCCGGGCTGTGCAGAGGCGCTCCAGCCATCGACACATACACCGGGCTGGTCGTGGCATACGGGTACAGATCCAGGATCGGATACTCGGCCTTGTCGCTATAGGCCCGCAGAACGCACCACCCGCTGCCGTCGAGCGCGGCTGTGCCCGAAGCATCCGCTGCCTTGCGATCGCCTTTCAACTCAATTTCCCGCGTCACTTTCCCGTTGCACACGATTTGCAAATGGTCGAGCGGCACGATAGACCGGAGTCCAACTTTGAATGGCACTTCCTGCTTCGTCTCTTTGCCTTTTAGCTGAATCTCTTCGCCCGCAGTCTTCCCTCCCATCTCAAACCACAGCAGCGGACCGTTGGTCGCAAACGTTCGTCCAGCTTTGATCGACGCGAGCCACGGCCCGATCTTCAACGGACCCGGTTTAACTTGCGCATACACCCGGTTCAGTCCGATTGGGCCACGAAGAGACGCGTAGTTGCCCATAAAATCCGTGCCCGCAGCGGTCGGCAAACGGAACCCGCAGTTGAGCAGTTTGTACCAGACCTCAGCTGTCGACTTATGATCCGCAAAGCCGACGACCTCGATGTAGTCCACCTTTCCAAGAGCAACGTCAGCGGGTAGTTCGTAACTAAGAGGATCGTCCTTCGACGGGTCGGGCACACTCTCCAGCGGATGCACATATCCCACCAGTGCCCCTTGCGCATGCGCCATGTCGGCTACGTTGAGGTTTGCCGGATACAAACTCGAAGCCGCCGTGTTGGGATATCCGGCATAGCCCGGCAGAATGAGATTGTTCTTCAGCCCAAGCAGGCCCAGATGTCCCCAATAACTCGTATGGAATTCCTGCCCGTGCAACAAGAGATGATTGAGATTCGAAGCCGAATCCATCTTCGGCGAGAAAGTGGCGATATCCGGAAAGCGCTGCTCTTTGTTAACGACCAGATTCTCAATCACCGCCAGATTTTCCGCCGCCGCCTGTTCGATGAGATGTGACGGAGTGTTGCGATACGTGCCCGCATAATTCATGTGGACGTGCACATCGCCGCTGACCCACTCCGCGGGCTCATAAGGAATGTTTGGCCGCAAATGAAC
Coding sequences:
- a CDS encoding helix-turn-helix transcriptional regulator, which translates into the protein MVKRRKSKVLPPPAECPLSQCMRLLAGTWTAHVIWYLREGERCFTELQTDIGRVSAKMLTTRLRKLEQNGVIERITRRTSPPTVWYSLTPVGLELCAALTNVVGVAQRLQGRQLCP
- a CDS encoding SDR family oxidoreductase, whose amino-acid sequence is MNRNRKHTALITGASSGIGLGLTRGFLAEDFNVVANSRHITTAGTLVPSDDLLLVDGDVGEASTAQNVIRQAEQRFGTVDVLINNAGIFVPKPFVDYTPEDFERVLSTNLAGFFYMSQAAARHMQKHGGGQIITISTTLAQQPVAGVTAALTSLTKGGLNAVTRGLAIEYAAEGIRVNAIAPGIVDTPMHKPENHEFLKGLHPIKRLATVQEIVDAALFLVRAPFITGEVIHVDGGAHAGKW
- a CDS encoding carboxymuconolactone decarboxylase family protein; the encoded protein is MSEHYHDAADLRFLKEMSKLAPTEFTAWLNLDKIVAREDGAIPRKYRELIALGVAFTTQCPYCIEAHVKAAKTAGASREEITESSLIAAALRAGGAATHGAMALKFYDQF
- a CDS encoding energy transducer TonB; this translates as MSKCLAKVGHQEIGLRLLSLAVMVTAAWLVNPQPLRAQTVDQIAVERKVVARVEPEYPEALKRLYIGGVVKVEAVVSASGAVESTQLLGGSPILGQSAMKAIKQWKFAPSAAKEKLVVQVGFDPHR
- a CDS encoding PD40 domain-containing protein, producing the protein MASLLLFAAIAAPCADHPNDSITSTQPTVTSVTQITRDGMSKTNLLADESSLYVTEWPAARHLVARVSLQGADRAVISNAFSNVQALDISADRSKLLVAPIQGGADSEFWTLPTHDGTPKRVGEMTGRDAAWSADGQQLVFGKGSKLYLAKADGSSAHELFTATGSVFGTRFSRDGKRIRFTVGNADQNATSIWEVGSDGSNPHAVLSKWQSGNEACCGNWTADGRYYIFQVNQSAPTAITTLWALAESGSTGIPVQLTRGPMSFGNASPAADSKKIWAIGVQPFGEAVKYDAATKGFVPLLSSVSATDLNYSPDGKWVAFVSVPDATLWRCRADGSEKVQLTKAPERVALPRWSRDASRIAYVSMEPGSPARISIVSRAGGDAQDMLKESRGQIDANWSEDGNHILFGYFHDTADLDIRMIDLKTHQVTTIPGSQGLFSPRWSPNGKYIAALSPDFTKVMLFDFQTQKWSVWLAEPAGAVNYPDWSADSQYLYFDDLVTDEESIRRVKVGESHADRVFKLEGIERYSGPFGLWSGRTADGSWMFVRDRSTQEVYQLSVVLP